Proteins encoded by one window of Phytohabitans houttuyneae:
- a CDS encoding MFS transporter, with translation MARRDEPNRKAIYATTLVAFLAIAGIAVVDPILPAIGEAIGVTAWQVELLFTAYIAVMAIGMIPAVLATGRFGYKRVLVTGVGVVGVAAILASFSRNITQLSVLRGVWGLGNALFFATAMVVLVALANDREWVVGLFETALGLGFAVGPLLGGLLGEVSWRLPFFVCGMFMLVALAVAAGALREPTTRQPAVRVAEIGRAYRRPAFVALCAVTAAYNFVFFVILGYTPLFLGIDVIPLGLAFTGWGLGLAAGILVVGHRLAHRIGAVQTVGVAIAGLLVCLVLLATSGGLAESIVVLVASGLFMGLANANLTDLALALGGGDRRVATGAFNLVRWGAAAPAPIIAGKLAEHSLALPYWVATAVLGAGVLVFLAFGHIMAAGHGERVVWNRRALRAQRTPEEAVGEAY, from the coding sequence GTGGCGCGGCGCGACGAACCCAACCGCAAGGCCATCTACGCCACCACGCTGGTGGCGTTCCTCGCGATCGCGGGCATCGCCGTGGTCGACCCGATCCTGCCGGCCATCGGCGAGGCGATCGGGGTAACGGCGTGGCAGGTGGAGCTGCTCTTCACGGCGTACATCGCGGTCATGGCCATCGGCATGATCCCGGCCGTGCTGGCCACCGGGCGGTTCGGGTACAAGCGGGTGCTCGTCACCGGCGTCGGCGTGGTGGGCGTCGCGGCGATCCTCGCCTCGTTCAGCCGCAACATCACGCAGCTCTCCGTCCTGCGCGGCGTGTGGGGCCTGGGCAACGCGCTCTTCTTCGCCACCGCGATGGTCGTGCTCGTCGCTCTCGCCAACGACCGCGAGTGGGTCGTCGGCCTCTTCGAGACCGCGCTGGGCCTCGGCTTCGCGGTCGGTCCGCTGCTCGGTGGGCTGCTGGGCGAGGTGAGCTGGCGGCTGCCGTTCTTCGTGTGCGGGATGTTCATGCTGGTGGCGCTCGCGGTGGCGGCCGGCGCGCTGCGGGAGCCCACGACCAGGCAGCCGGCGGTACGGGTCGCCGAGATCGGCCGCGCCTACCGGAGGCCCGCGTTCGTGGCGCTGTGCGCGGTGACGGCGGCGTACAACTTCGTGTTCTTCGTGATCCTCGGCTACACGCCGCTCTTCCTCGGCATCGACGTGATCCCGCTGGGCCTCGCGTTCACCGGCTGGGGTCTGGGCCTGGCGGCCGGCATCCTGGTGGTCGGCCACCGCCTGGCGCACCGGATCGGCGCGGTGCAGACGGTGGGGGTGGCGATCGCGGGGCTGCTGGTGTGCCTGGTGCTGCTGGCCACCTCGGGCGGCCTCGCCGAGTCGATCGTCGTGCTCGTCGCCTCCGGCCTTTTCATGGGCCTGGCCAACGCCAACCTCACCGACCTAGCCCTGGCCCTGGGCGGCGGCGACCGCCGGGTCGCGACCGGCGCGTTCAACCTCGTGCGCTGGGGCGCGGCGGCGCCCGCGCCGATCATCGCGGGCAAGCTGGCCGAGCACTCGCTAGCCCTGCCGTACTGGGTGGCGACGGCCGTGCTCGGCGCGGGCGTGCTGGTCTTCCTGGCCTTCGGCCACATCATGGCCGCCGGCCACGGCGAGCGCGTCGTGTGGAACCGGCGGGCCTTGCGCGCCCAGCGCACCCCCGAGGAAGCCGTCGGCGAGGCGTACTGA
- a CDS encoding MarR family winged helix-turn-helix transcriptional regulator, translating to MTAGETPLERIETQIALLMRLGETTRRATPVAAHRALDRAAYVILRHLAEAGPQNVSALADRLGLDGSTVTRQVSAMQRDGLVARQADPRDGRGTVIAPTGSGLRRMSAVRAARTELYGRVLSAWTEADREQLADLMGRLIDALEAHRRNTP from the coding sequence ATGACCGCAGGTGAGACCCCGCTCGAACGGATCGAGACGCAGATCGCACTCCTCATGCGCCTCGGCGAGACGACCCGGCGAGCCACGCCGGTCGCGGCACACCGGGCACTGGACCGCGCGGCCTACGTGATCCTGCGCCACCTCGCCGAAGCCGGCCCGCAAAACGTCTCGGCGCTCGCCGACCGGCTGGGCCTGGACGGCTCGACGGTCACCCGGCAGGTCTCCGCCATGCAGCGGGACGGCCTCGTGGCCCGCCAGGCCGACCCGCGCGACGGCCGGGGCACGGTGATCGCACCGACGGGTTCGGGACTGCGGCGGATGTCCGCCGTGCGCGCGGCCCGCACCGAGCTTTACGGGCGCGTCCTGTCCGCCTGGACCGAGGCAGACCGCGAGCAGCTCGCCGACCTGATGGGCCGCCTCATCGACGCCCTGGAAGCCCATCGCCGCAACACGCCCTAG
- a CDS encoding endonuclease/exonuclease/phosphatase family protein, which yields MRIGTYNVENLFNRARALDQRTWSAGRPALEAYEQICELLEEPLYTPDIQAGILRLLRKLDLLNSDSARFARLRQNRGRLLRRSRKDGVLVVAKGRGDWIGWVELTTDRVDEQGMLNTARVMHDVGADILGVIEAENRIALKRFTDAGLLVGGVPRYPQVMVVDGNDERGIDVGVLATAAYPLIGQRSHVDDTDEVGRVFSRDCPEYHFATPSGGRLVVLVNHLKSKGYGGKVASDTTRRRQASRIAEIYRDLVADGITDVAVVGDLNDTPESEPLAPLLHGTDLRDISTHPSFADGGRPGTYGYCTARSKIDYVLLSPSLWARTTGGGIFRKGVWGGKRGVLWPIYDTMTKAVHAGSDHACIYADIDL from the coding sequence GTGCGCATCGGCACCTACAACGTGGAAAACCTCTTCAACCGGGCCCGCGCCCTCGACCAGCGCACCTGGTCGGCCGGGCGGCCCGCGCTCGAGGCGTACGAGCAGATCTGTGAGCTCCTCGAAGAGCCGCTGTACACACCGGACATCCAGGCCGGCATCCTGCGCCTGCTGCGCAAGCTCGACCTGCTCAACAGCGACAGCGCGCGCTTCGCCCGGCTCCGGCAAAACCGCGGCCGCCTGCTGCGCCGCTCCCGCAAGGACGGCGTGCTGGTCGTGGCGAAGGGCCGCGGCGACTGGATCGGCTGGGTCGAGCTGACCACCGACCGCGTCGACGAGCAGGGCATGCTGAACACGGCGCGGGTCATGCACGACGTCGGCGCGGACATCCTCGGCGTGATCGAGGCGGAAAACCGCATCGCGCTCAAGCGCTTCACCGACGCGGGCCTGCTGGTCGGCGGCGTGCCGAGGTACCCGCAGGTGATGGTCGTCGACGGCAACGACGAGCGCGGGATCGACGTGGGCGTGCTGGCGACCGCGGCGTACCCGCTTATAGGCCAGCGCAGCCATGTGGACGACACCGACGAGGTGGGCCGCGTGTTCAGCCGCGACTGCCCGGAGTACCACTTCGCCACCCCGAGTGGCGGCCGGCTCGTCGTGCTGGTCAACCACCTCAAGAGCAAGGGCTACGGCGGCAAGGTCGCCTCCGACACGACCCGCCGCCGCCAGGCCAGCCGCATCGCCGAGATCTACCGCGACCTGGTGGCGGACGGCATCACCGACGTCGCGGTGGTCGGCGACCTCAACGACACCCCGGAGAGCGAGCCGCTGGCCCCGCTGCTGCACGGCACGGACCTGCGCGACATCTCCACCCATCCGTCCTTTGCGGACGGTGGACGCCCCGGCACGTACGGCTACTGCACCGCCCGAAGCAAGATCGACTATGTGCTGCTGTCGCCGTCGCTGTGGGCCCGCACGACCGGGGGCGGCATCTTCCGCAAGGGCGTGTGGGGCGGCAAGCGCGGCGTGCTGTGGCCCATCTACGACACGATGACCAAGGCCGTGCACGCCGGCTCCGACCACGCCTGCATCTACGCCGACATCGACCTGTAG
- a CDS encoding vanadium-dependent haloperoxidase gives MTRRGRTRRSALRVALAAAVALSSPLLLSSTSGSASAAPTPNAVVTWDALAQESIWDVARQAPNAQGRSFAIVHGAIYDAVNAIAGKPYQPYLGAPAATGTESVDAAVATAAFRTLEWLFPAQQAAIQAKYDSFMAGIPNGTPKTAGAAIGQRTAAAMIVARTNDGAFGTRTWRPSTAPGQWRPTPPTFASDGAWTMDVKPFLIPRNSSFTTAGPPALTSSQYAREFNEVKAIGAVNSTTRTADQTDAARWWHDRRLTEWEIKRQLAVNNGLTNLQAARMFAMVDMTETDSLIACYYEKYKWNFWRPVTAIQEAASDGNPATVADPSWMPLLVTPPFPDYTSGHTCYTAASMAMLSHFYGTDRKSFSATSADTGTTRYFTSFSGALREVNEARIWGGIHYRSADAQGAVIGAKTAAYVIPRYFRPTR, from the coding sequence ATGACACGAAGAGGTCGGACGCGCCGTTCCGCGCTGCGAGTGGCTCTCGCCGCGGCCGTCGCGCTCTCGTCGCCACTCCTCCTCAGCTCGACCAGCGGCTCGGCGTCGGCCGCGCCCACCCCCAACGCCGTCGTCACCTGGGACGCCCTCGCCCAGGAGTCCATCTGGGACGTGGCGCGGCAGGCTCCGAACGCACAGGGCCGCAGCTTCGCCATCGTGCACGGCGCCATCTACGACGCGGTCAACGCGATCGCGGGCAAGCCGTACCAGCCGTACCTCGGCGCTCCGGCGGCGACGGGCACCGAGTCGGTCGACGCCGCGGTGGCGACGGCGGCGTTCCGCACGCTGGAGTGGCTCTTCCCGGCACAGCAGGCGGCGATCCAGGCCAAGTACGACTCCTTCATGGCCGGCATCCCCAACGGCACGCCGAAGACCGCCGGTGCGGCGATCGGCCAGAGGACGGCGGCCGCGATGATCGTGGCGCGTACCAACGACGGCGCCTTCGGTACGCGCACCTGGCGGCCCTCGACCGCGCCCGGGCAGTGGCGGCCGACCCCACCGACGTTCGCCTCGGACGGCGCGTGGACGATGGACGTCAAGCCGTTCCTGATCCCCAGGAACTCCAGCTTCACCACCGCGGGCCCGCCGGCGCTGACCAGCTCCCAGTACGCGCGGGAGTTCAACGAGGTGAAGGCGATCGGCGCGGTCAACAGCACCACGCGCACTGCCGACCAGACCGACGCCGCGAGATGGTGGCACGACCGCAGGCTGACCGAGTGGGAGATCAAGCGGCAGCTCGCGGTCAACAACGGGCTGACCAACCTGCAGGCCGCGCGCATGTTCGCGATGGTGGACATGACCGAGACGGACTCGCTGATCGCCTGCTACTACGAGAAGTACAAGTGGAACTTCTGGCGCCCGGTCACGGCGATCCAGGAGGCGGCGAGTGACGGCAACCCGGCGACCGTCGCCGACCCGTCCTGGATGCCGCTGCTCGTCACGCCGCCGTTCCCGGACTACACGTCGGGCCACACGTGCTACACGGCCGCGTCGATGGCCATGCTGTCGCACTTCTACGGCACCGACCGCAAGTCCTTCAGCGCGACAAGTGCCGACACCGGTACGACCCGGTACTTCACCAGCTTCTCCGGTGCCCTCAGAGAGGTCAACGAGGCCCGGATCTGGGGCGGTATCCACTACCGCAGTGCCGACGCCCAAGGTGCCGTCATCGGCGCGAAGACCGCGGCGTACGTGATTCCGCGGTACTTCAGGCCAACCCGATAG
- a CDS encoding glycoside hydrolase family 3 N-terminal domain-containing protein, giving the protein MSATPPAEDEEPNAPAQHRKVLRLDSHGRTMIAVTVACVCLAAATLVASALDLVGPAHDAGATANRAVPAFQDPAQPVPERVADLMGRMTLEDKLGQLAQVDRAALTSPQDIAAYRIGSILSGGGSAPANNTPTGWADMYDGFQSAAQATPLGIPVIYGIDAVHGHNNVRGATIFPHNIGLGASRDPGLVQAVGRATAEEVAGTGIDWTFAPCLCVARNDRWGRTYESFGEQAEIATSMTSIIGGFQGGDLGAPTSILATAKHYVGDGGTTGGRDQGNTEISEAELRAVHLPPFQAAIAQGVGSIMVSFSSWNGQKLHGHRQLLTDVLKGELGFTGFVVTDWAGIDQIDGQRGFTGAEISTAINAGVDMVMVPTDYRQFLQLLRNEVDAGRIPMERIDDANRRILTKKFELGLFERRFTDRALTSTVGNQAHRDLARDAVRRSQVLLKNDGNVLPLAKSGGKIFVAGKSADDIGLQSGGWTISWQGAAGNTTPGTTILQGIRATVGSGATVTYNRDGTGIDSSFRAAIAVVGETPYAEGQGDRTGAMGLDTADLQVLSRLRASGVPVIVVLVSGRPLDIAAQVDGWAALVAAWLPGTEGQGVADVLFGDYKPSAKLPVTWMRSVSQQPINVGDGKPPLFAYGFGLTYPGGPTTPSPSPSVSTPPPVQTTPPVQTTRPPQSTPPVQTTRPPATTAAPTTPTAGVASCTFRYTVSNQWQNGFVAEARITAGSAPVSGWTVRFAFPGNQAITNSWSASVTQSGTQVSAANRDYNATIPAGGSVTFGFQATYSGTNSPPTGATLNGTACAAG; this is encoded by the coding sequence ATGTCCGCAACACCCCCCGCCGAAGACGAGGAGCCCAACGCTCCGGCGCAGCACCGCAAGGTCCTGCGCCTGGACAGCCACGGGCGCACGATGATCGCGGTCACGGTCGCCTGCGTGTGCCTCGCCGCGGCCACGCTCGTCGCGTCCGCGCTCGATCTCGTCGGGCCGGCACACGACGCGGGGGCGACGGCCAACCGGGCGGTGCCGGCCTTCCAGGACCCGGCGCAGCCGGTGCCCGAGCGGGTCGCGGACCTCATGGGGCGGATGACGCTCGAAGACAAGCTCGGCCAGCTCGCGCAGGTCGACCGGGCCGCGTTGACCAGCCCGCAGGACATCGCGGCGTACCGCATCGGTTCGATCCTGTCCGGCGGCGGCTCGGCACCGGCCAACAACACCCCGACCGGCTGGGCGGACATGTACGACGGGTTCCAGAGCGCGGCACAGGCCACGCCGCTCGGTATCCCGGTCATCTACGGCATCGACGCCGTGCACGGGCACAACAACGTGCGCGGGGCGACGATCTTCCCGCACAACATCGGCCTCGGCGCGAGCCGCGACCCCGGGCTGGTGCAGGCGGTCGGCCGCGCCACCGCCGAGGAGGTCGCCGGCACCGGCATCGACTGGACCTTCGCGCCTTGCCTGTGCGTGGCGCGCAACGACCGGTGGGGCCGCACGTACGAGTCGTTCGGCGAGCAGGCCGAGATCGCCACCTCGATGACCTCGATCATCGGCGGATTCCAGGGCGGCGACCTCGGCGCGCCCACGTCGATCCTCGCCACGGCCAAGCACTACGTCGGCGACGGCGGCACGACCGGCGGGCGCGACCAGGGCAACACCGAGATCTCCGAGGCCGAGCTGCGGGCCGTGCACCTGCCTCCGTTCCAGGCGGCCATCGCGCAGGGCGTCGGCTCGATCATGGTCAGCTTCAGCAGTTGGAACGGGCAGAAGCTGCACGGCCACCGCCAGCTGCTCACCGACGTGCTCAAGGGCGAGCTCGGGTTCACCGGTTTCGTGGTCACGGACTGGGCGGGCATCGACCAGATCGACGGGCAGCGCGGCTTCACCGGCGCGGAGATCAGCACCGCGATCAACGCGGGCGTCGACATGGTGATGGTGCCAACGGACTACCGGCAGTTCCTGCAGCTGCTGCGCAACGAGGTGGACGCCGGCCGCATCCCGATGGAGCGGATCGACGACGCCAACCGCCGCATCCTGACCAAGAAGTTCGAGCTGGGGCTCTTCGAGCGGCGCTTCACCGACCGGGCGCTCACCTCCACCGTCGGCAACCAGGCGCACCGCGACCTGGCCCGCGACGCGGTTCGCCGCTCGCAGGTGCTGCTCAAGAACGACGGCAACGTGCTCCCGCTGGCCAAGAGCGGCGGCAAGATCTTCGTTGCCGGCAAGAGCGCCGACGACATCGGCCTCCAGTCGGGCGGGTGGACGATCTCGTGGCAGGGCGCGGCCGGCAACACCACGCCGGGCACCACGATCCTGCAGGGCATCCGCGCGACGGTGGGCTCGGGCGCCACGGTCACGTACAACCGGGACGGCACCGGCATCGACTCCTCCTTCCGCGCCGCGATCGCGGTGGTGGGGGAGACCCCGTACGCCGAGGGGCAGGGCGACCGCACCGGCGCGATGGGGCTGGACACCGCCGACCTGCAGGTGCTGTCGCGGCTGCGCGCGTCGGGCGTACCCGTGATCGTGGTCCTGGTCTCGGGCCGCCCGCTGGACATCGCCGCGCAGGTCGACGGGTGGGCGGCGCTGGTCGCCGCGTGGCTGCCCGGCACCGAGGGGCAGGGCGTGGCGGACGTGCTGTTCGGCGACTACAAGCCGAGCGCGAAGCTGCCGGTGACCTGGATGCGCAGCGTCTCCCAGCAGCCGATCAACGTGGGCGACGGCAAGCCGCCCCTGTTCGCGTACGGCTTCGGCCTCACCTACCCGGGCGGCCCCACCACCCCGTCGCCCTCGCCGTCGGTGTCCACGCCGCCGCCGGTGCAGACGACGCCGCCGGTACAGACCACGCGGCCGCCGCAGAGCACGCCGCCCGTGCAGACCACCCGGCCGCCGGCCACCACGGCCGCGCCGACGACGCCGACCGCGGGCGTGGCCTCGTGCACCTTCCGGTACACGGTGAGCAACCAGTGGCAGAACGGCTTCGTCGCCGAGGCGCGGATCACCGCCGGGTCGGCTCCGGTGAGCGGGTGGACGGTGCGCTTCGCGTTCCCGGGCAACCAGGCGATCACCAACTCCTGGAGCGCCTCGGTCACCCAGAGCGGCACGCAGGTGTCCGCGGCCAACCGTGACTACAACGCGACCATCCCGGCGGGTGGCAGCGTGACGTTCGGGTTCCAGGCGACGTACAGCGGCACGAACTCGCCCCCGACCGGTGCCACGCTCAACGGGACGGCCTGCGCCGCGGGATAG
- a CDS encoding SDR family NAD(P)-dependent oxidoreductase, giving the protein MIPIDLSGRSALVTGSTQGIGRAIAAGLARAGASVAVNGRGAESVDRAVAALTAEVPDGRFTAAPGDVASDEGTAAVLAAAPAVDILVNNLGVFGAREALEITDDEWRRYFEVNVLTAVRLTRAYLPGMTGRAWGRVLNIASDSAIVTPAEMIHYGMSKTSLLAVSRGFAKAAAGTGVTVNSVIAGPTHTGGVEDFVYQLVDRSLPWEEAQREFMRRHRPQSLLQRLIEPAEIANLVVYLSSPLASATTGGAVRVDGGYVDAILP; this is encoded by the coding sequence GTGATCCCGATCGACCTGAGCGGCAGGTCCGCGCTCGTCACCGGCTCGACGCAGGGCATCGGCCGGGCCATCGCCGCCGGCCTGGCCCGCGCCGGAGCGTCCGTCGCCGTCAACGGCCGCGGCGCCGAGTCCGTCGACCGCGCCGTCGCCGCCCTCACCGCCGAGGTGCCGGACGGCCGCTTCACCGCCGCGCCCGGCGACGTGGCCAGCGACGAGGGCACCGCCGCGGTGCTGGCCGCCGCGCCCGCGGTCGACATCCTCGTCAACAACCTCGGCGTTTTCGGCGCCCGCGAGGCCCTGGAGATCACCGACGACGAGTGGCGCCGCTACTTCGAGGTCAACGTGCTCACCGCGGTCCGCCTCACCCGCGCCTACCTGCCCGGCATGACCGGCCGCGCCTGGGGCCGCGTGCTGAACATCGCCAGCGACTCCGCGATCGTCACCCCCGCCGAAATGATCCACTACGGGATGTCCAAGACCTCGCTGCTCGCCGTCTCGCGCGGCTTCGCCAAGGCCGCCGCCGGCACGGGCGTCACCGTCAACTCGGTGATCGCCGGCCCCACGCACACCGGCGGCGTCGAGGACTTCGTGTACCAGCTCGTCGACCGCTCACTGCCGTGGGAAGAGGCGCAGCGCGAGTTCATGCGGCGGCACCGCCCGCAGTCGCTGCTGCAGCGCCTCATCGAGCCGGCCGAGATCGCCAACCTCGTCGTCTACCTCAGCTCCCCGCTGGCCTCCGCCACCACCGGCGGCGCGGTCCGCGTGGACGGCGGCTACGTCGACGCCATCCTGCCTTAG
- a CDS encoding TIGR04222 domain-containing membrane protein, with protein MRQIEGLTATGIGHLRGGRWGAVRTGLAMLHAREAVVAGRDGRVRRTGSKPRGAEPLEQALFGALYSDTGPRELADHQRVRAAVGEVRRDLIRRKLVRPQRRRVLVPLALAVVPPYVLARLIDVIGAPIGLAATVVLVGVACWFLPRRTLAGARALRHLRDLHPEPTSPGGSADRLGPAVALYGNAALLVAMPRFAREGGLLDGGRRSVFHGDGSLESSSSTLGAP; from the coding sequence ATGCGTCAGATCGAGGGGCTCACCGCCACCGGGATCGGCCACCTGCGCGGCGGCCGCTGGGGCGCCGTCCGCACCGGCCTCGCCATGCTCCACGCGCGTGAGGCCGTGGTCGCCGGCCGGGACGGGAGAGTGCGGCGCACGGGGTCGAAACCGCGCGGTGCCGAGCCGCTCGAGCAGGCCCTTTTCGGCGCGCTCTACAGCGACACGGGCCCGCGCGAGCTGGCCGACCACCAGCGGGTCCGGGCGGCCGTCGGCGAGGTGCGGCGCGACCTGATCCGCCGCAAGCTCGTCCGCCCGCAGCGGCGCCGGGTGCTGGTGCCGCTGGCCCTGGCGGTCGTGCCGCCCTACGTGCTGGCGCGGCTCATCGACGTGATCGGCGCGCCGATCGGCCTCGCGGCGACGGTGGTGCTGGTGGGAGTGGCGTGCTGGTTTCTGCCGCGCCGCACCCTCGCCGGCGCCCGCGCGCTGCGCCACCTGCGCGACCTGCATCCCGAGCCCACGTCCCCGGGCGGGTCGGCCGACCGGCTCGGCCCCGCGGTCGCGCTGTACGGCAACGCGGCGCTGCTCGTCGCGATGCCCCGGTTCGCGCGGGAGGGTGGCCTGCTCGACGGCGGCCGCCGGTCGGTCTTCCACGGCGACGGTTCGCTCGAGTCGTCCTCGTCGACGCTGGGTGCGCCGTAG
- a CDS encoding cytochrome P450, with product MTDTQRPVRDYPFSAPDRLHLDPFYAELRRTEPLTRVRMPFGEEVWLATRHSDVRTVLGDPRFSRAASVGRDEPRITPRPIEGGMLSMDPPEHSRLRRLIAKAFTARRVELLRPRTRQIADGLIDRMVEDGPPADLVERFATPLPITVICELLGVPVEDQEHFHAWSEAIVSTTSLTPEEIKQYLESLWGYMAGLIAERRVRPTDDLIGALVRARDEDNDRLSEDEMVRLAAGLLAAGHETTVTQIPNFVYVLLTHPDQLDRLRAAPELVPVAVEELMRYVPLGVASSFARYALEDVELGGVLVRAGEPVIGSLSSANRDESVFARPDALDLTRSTNPHIGFGHGVHHCAGAQLARMELQVAVAALLERLPGLRFAVPEPELVWKSGLLVRGLKHMPVAW from the coding sequence ATGACGGATACCCAGCGTCCCGTACGCGACTACCCGTTCAGCGCCCCGGACCGCCTCCACCTCGACCCCTTCTACGCCGAGCTGCGGCGCACCGAGCCGTTGACGCGGGTGCGGATGCCGTTCGGCGAGGAGGTCTGGCTCGCCACCCGCCACTCGGACGTGCGCACCGTGCTCGGCGACCCCCGCTTCAGCCGCGCCGCCAGCGTCGGGCGGGACGAGCCACGGATCACGCCGCGGCCGATCGAGGGCGGCATGCTGTCGATGGACCCGCCGGAGCACAGCCGCCTGCGCCGGCTCATCGCCAAGGCGTTCACCGCGCGGCGGGTCGAGCTGCTGCGGCCGCGGACCCGGCAGATCGCCGACGGCCTGATCGACCGCATGGTCGAGGACGGGCCGCCGGCCGACCTGGTCGAGCGGTTCGCGACGCCGCTGCCCATCACAGTGATCTGCGAGCTGCTCGGCGTCCCGGTCGAGGACCAGGAGCACTTCCACGCCTGGTCGGAGGCGATCGTGTCGACCACGTCGCTCACCCCGGAGGAGATCAAGCAGTACCTGGAGAGCCTCTGGGGCTACATGGCCGGCCTGATCGCCGAGCGCCGCGTGCGCCCGACCGACGACCTCATCGGCGCGCTGGTGCGGGCCCGCGACGAGGACAACGACCGGCTGAGCGAAGACGAGATGGTGCGGCTGGCCGCCGGCCTGCTCGCCGCCGGGCACGAGACCACCGTGACGCAGATCCCCAACTTCGTGTACGTCCTGCTCACCCACCCCGACCAGCTCGACCGGCTGCGCGCCGCGCCGGAGCTGGTGCCCGTGGCGGTCGAGGAGCTCATGCGGTACGTCCCGCTCGGCGTCGCCTCCTCCTTCGCCCGCTACGCCCTCGAAGACGTGGAGCTGGGCGGCGTGCTCGTCCGCGCCGGCGAGCCGGTGATCGGCTCGCTCTCGTCGGCCAACCGCGACGAGAGCGTGTTCGCCCGGCCGGACGCGCTCGACCTCACCCGCTCGACCAACCCGCACATCGGCTTCGGTCACGGCGTGCACCACTGTGCCGGGGCTCAGCTGGCCCGGATGGAGCTGCAGGTGGCCGTCGCCGCCCTGCTGGAGCGCCTGCCCGGGCTGCGGTTCGCGGTGCCGGAGCCGGAGCTGGTGTGGAAGAGCGGCCTGCTGGTACGCGGCCTCAAGCACATGCCGGTGGCCTGGTGA
- a CDS encoding ferredoxin → MSPQWQVSVDSGRCIGAGTCAGTAPRHFTLVDGRSRSTAERVEPDEDAAAAAELCPVTAITIRDPSGAVIAPEP, encoded by the coding sequence GTGAGTCCACAGTGGCAGGTGTCCGTCGACTCCGGACGGTGCATCGGGGCGGGCACCTGCGCGGGCACGGCGCCGCGGCACTTCACGCTGGTCGACGGCCGCTCCAGGTCGACCGCCGAGCGGGTCGAGCCCGACGAGGACGCGGCCGCCGCCGCCGAGCTCTGCCCGGTCACCGCGATCACCATCCGCGACCCCAGCGGCGCCGTCATCGCCCCCGAACCCTAG
- a CDS encoding MerR family transcriptional regulator, protein MTEEGLSAGEVARRLGVAVTTLRSWHRRYGLGPDQHEARHHRRYTGEDLSRLEVMCRLTGEGMPAAEAARAALAMHPLEVAAGPVVTTGGRAGGGNTIPVGGAGPEARGLARAAMRLDVATMSSVITRMIGERGVLHTWDHLLRPVLAGVGDRHAGSGALVEVEHLLSRTISDALAAVPRPAGAPAPRTLLACADEEQHSLPLEALAAALAERGHRSLLLGARVPPRALAAVVARLGPTVVMLWSQAPATASMEQLGGLRGTPLVAAAGPGWPSAGLPPSVVRPASLGEAVDLALRWLPSVG, encoded by the coding sequence GTGACCGAGGAAGGGCTGAGCGCCGGCGAAGTGGCTCGCCGCCTCGGCGTCGCGGTCACCACGCTGCGCAGCTGGCACCGGCGGTACGGGCTGGGCCCGGACCAGCACGAGGCCCGCCACCACCGGCGGTACACCGGGGAGGACCTGTCCCGCCTCGAGGTGATGTGCCGCCTGACCGGCGAGGGGATGCCCGCCGCGGAGGCCGCGCGGGCCGCGCTCGCCATGCACCCCCTCGAAGTCGCCGCCGGGCCGGTCGTCACCACGGGCGGGCGAGCCGGGGGTGGCAACACGATCCCGGTGGGCGGTGCCGGTCCGGAGGCGCGGGGGTTGGCCCGCGCCGCGATGCGCCTGGACGTCGCCACGATGTCGAGTGTCATCACCCGCATGATCGGTGAGCGCGGCGTGTTGCACACCTGGGACCACCTGCTCCGCCCGGTCCTCGCCGGCGTCGGCGACCGGCACGCCGGCAGCGGCGCCCTCGTCGAGGTCGAGCACCTGCTGTCCCGCACCATCTCCGACGCGCTCGCCGCCGTGCCCCGCCCAGCCGGCGCGCCGGCGCCGCGCACGCTGCTCGCCTGCGCCGACGAGGAGCAGCACAGCCTCCCGCTCGAAGCGCTCGCCGCCGCCCTCGCCGAGCGCGGCCACCGCTCGCTGCTGCTCGGCGCCCGCGTGCCGCCGCGCGCGCTCGCCGCCGTGGTCGCCCGCCTCGGCCCCACGGTCGTGATGCTCTGGTCGCAGGCGCCGGCCACCGCCTCCATGGAGCAGCTGGGCGGCCTGCGCGGCACCCCGCTGGTCGCCGCGGCCGGCCCCGGCTGGCCGAGCGCCGGCCTGCCACCGTCGGTCGTCCGCCCCGCCAGCCTCGGCGAGGCCGTCGACCTCGCCCTCCGCTGGCTCCCCAGCGTGGGCTAG